A window of Deltaproteobacteria bacterium contains these coding sequences:
- a CDS encoding sulfurtransferase, with protein MPKASPSPLANVGWLQKHLRDKKLRVVDFRWYLQGKEGATEYAAGHIPGAVFVDLELDLTPKHGPGRHPAPSPEQFTEAMQAAGINDDTRVIVYDDVGGSIAARLWFLFELYGRPGQAQVLDGGLQAWVAAGGELETAMPQHARGDFEAQGMRRSLLDKHDVERLRRAKDVLLLDARAAERYRGDVEPVDARPGHIPGAKSAPWSQNLADGRFKSAKELRAQYKKLGVGPKTEVVAYCGSGVTACHDLIALQLAGVSAKRVHLYEGSWSDWARDPFRPAVLGEELKARR; from the coding sequence ATGCCCAAGGCTTCCCCTTCTCCGCTCGCGAACGTCGGCTGGCTGCAGAAGCACCTGCGCGACAAGAAGCTCCGCGTCGTCGACTTCCGCTGGTACCTGCAAGGCAAGGAGGGCGCCACCGAGTACGCCGCCGGGCACATCCCCGGCGCGGTGTTCGTGGACCTCGAGCTGGATCTCACGCCCAAGCACGGCCCCGGCCGGCACCCCGCGCCCAGCCCGGAGCAGTTCACCGAGGCCATGCAGGCCGCAGGGATCAACGACGACACCCGGGTGATCGTCTACGACGACGTCGGCGGGAGCATCGCGGCGCGGCTCTGGTTCCTCTTCGAGCTCTACGGGCGCCCGGGACAGGCCCAGGTGCTCGACGGCGGGCTCCAAGCCTGGGTCGCGGCTGGCGGCGAGCTGGAGACGGCCATGCCCCAGCACGCGCGCGGGGACTTCGAGGCCCAGGGCATGCGGCGATCGCTCCTCGACAAGCACGACGTGGAGCGGCTGCGGCGCGCGAAGGACGTGCTGCTCCTCGATGCGCGCGCGGCCGAGCGCTACCGCGGCGACGTGGAGCCGGTGGACGCGCGGCCCGGGCACATTCCCGGCGCGAAGAGCGCGCCCTGGTCGCAGAACCTCGCCGACGGACGCTTCAAGAGCGCCAAGGAGCTGCGCGCGCAGTACAAGAAGCTCGGCGTGGGCCCGAAGACCGAGGTCGTGGCCTATTGCGGCTCGGGCGTGACCGCGTGCCACGACTTGATTGCGCTCCAGCTGGCGGGAGTCTCCGCCAAGCGCGTGCATCTGTACGAAGGAAGCTGGAGTGACTGGGCGCGAGATCCGTTCCGGCCGGCGGTGCTCGGTGAGGAGCTGAAGGCGAGGCGGTGA